A region of the Microcystis aeruginosa FD4 genome:
CTCGGGGTTGAATATGTGGCCCGCTTATTTGCTAATACTGGTATTCGTTTCGCACCGGTAATTAAAGGTGATTTGCTCGGTGTTATCTCTGTTAGTGACATCCTCCATAAAGGTAACGCCGTCGAAAAGCCCCGCAGTCTTGATTTAGAAGCGGAGATTATCAAAGCGAGAGATATTGCCCGGGCAGTGTGTGCTGAAAAAGGAGGAAATTCTCCCGATTGTGCCGCAGCTTGGGATATTGTTGAGGAATTACAGGCAGAATTGGCACACCAACGCGCTAAAAAACCGGAAAAAACCTATTTTGAGGAATACTGTCAAGAAAATCCCGATGCTTTTGAAGCGCGTATTTATGACACCTAATCTCCATCGGTTTTCGGTATTCTCCGATACCTCAAACTTTTTAATCCGGCAAAAGTAGTGTATAAAGGTTTTATTTGCTAATAATCGAGGAAAAACTATGGCTGATCTATTTGTCATCGCCTATGAGGACGAATTTAAAGCGGAAGAAGTTCGTTTAACTTTGGCTAAACTGCAACGGGAACATCTGATCGAGTTAGAAGATGCAGCCGTAGTGGTTAAAAACAAAGATGGCGAGATTAAACTCAAGCAAGCGGTCAATTTAACGGCAGCAGGAGCGGCAAGTGGCAGTTTCTGGGGATTATTAATCGGAATGCTCTTTTTATCCCCTTTATTAGGGGCTGTCCTCGGTGCTGCTGGTGGCGCTTTGGGAGGTGCTTTAAGTGATATCGGTGTGGATGACAATTTTATGCGGGAATTGGGAGAAACCATGCAGCCCAGTACCTCTGCTCTCTTTGTTCTCGTCCAAAAAGTTACCCCCGATAAGGTCCTCGATGAAGTGGCCCCCTACGGAGGTAAAGTGTTACGCACTTCTTTGACCAAAACCGACGAAGCTGAATTACAGAAAGTTCTCGACCAAAGAGGTGTTAAACCCGAAGCGGTTTAGGATATGGGTCCATAAAAGCCAGAAAAAGGGAATATATTTCCCTTTTTGCTTTTTGAGCAAAAATGGGTTTAGCATGACCACCACAATAGTTATAAAATAAAAAACAATCAATAATTATTAATGAACTTTAAGCTTCGATCGAGAATAAAAGTGCTTCAGTGTCGTAGTATTTATTCGTTAATCCCATTGATTGCATTCCTAATCTTTCGGTGACACGAATTGAGCGATAATTATCGGGATTAACCACCGCGTAGATAATCGGCAATTGTAAGGTGATTAAGCCGTATTCTAGAATAACTTTAGCCGCTTCGGTTATGTATCCTTGTCCCCAATAATCGCGTCGTAAATGCCAACCAATTTCGCTATCTGGGGTAGGATAACCGTAGTTATCGGGTAAATTCTGTAAAATTATCGAACCGATAATCTGATTATTTTTTCGATCGATCATTGCCCACCAATCGCTGCCATTACCCTGATTACGAACAGTTGCTAATCTTTCGGAAAAATGGGCATTTAAACTCTCAATATCCGTGGCTAACTGACGAATTCTCGGTAAAAAATAAGTGACTTCGTAATTTTGATAGATCTGAAAAAAAGACTCTTTGTCTGCGGGTAGTTGCCAAGGACGGAGAATTAGGCGCTCGCTTTTCATTGTTTTTGTGAGCAAATTATAGCAATTCTCTGGCTGAGATTAGGGATTATTGTCGATAAAAAAGCTTCTAAATCCCACAGCTAGTAAGGAACCACTTAAGACAGTTATCAATGTCCAAATTTGATTCTTTTGGGTTCCTTCG
Encoded here:
- a CDS encoding CP12 domain-containing protein, coding for MTMKAAEIMTTEVAKIKGSETVAKAVQLMREKNIRTLIVDRRHDEDAYGIITETDIVYKVVAFGQDPHKVRVYEVMSKPCIVINPDLGVEYVARLFANTGIRFAPVIKGDLLGVISVSDILHKGNAVEKPRSLDLEAEIIKARDIARAVCAEKGGNSPDCAAAWDIVEELQAELAHQRAKKPEKTYFEEYCQENPDAFEARIYDT
- a CDS encoding DUF1269 domain-containing protein, translated to MADLFVIAYEDEFKAEEVRLTLAKLQREHLIELEDAAVVVKNKDGEIKLKQAVNLTAAGAASGSFWGLLIGMLFLSPLLGAVLGAAGGALGGALSDIGVDDNFMRELGETMQPSTSALFVLVQKVTPDKVLDEVAPYGGKVLRTSLTKTDEAELQKVLDQRGVKPEAV
- a CDS encoding GNAT family N-acetyltransferase, whose protein sequence is MKSERLILRPWQLPADKESFFQIYQNYEVTYFLPRIRQLATDIESLNAHFSERLATVRNQGNGSDWWAMIDRKNNQIIGSIILQNLPDNYGYPTPDSEIGWHLRRDYWGQGYITEAAKVILEYGLITLQLPIIYAVVNPDNYRSIRVTERLGMQSMGLTNKYYDTEALLFSIEA